In Streptococcus pneumoniae, the sequence GTCAGGAGACCTATGCTCGGATTGGTTATCTGCCTGAAGAACGCAGTCTCATGCCTAAATTGACAGTTCTTGAACAAGTTCGCTACTTGGCGACTCTAAAAGGCATGGATGCCAAAGAAGTCAAAGGAAAACTCCCTCAATGGATGAAGAGGTTGGAAGTAAAAGGAAAGCTGACAGATAAAATCAAGAGTCTGTCAAAAGGAAATCAGCAGAAGATTCAGCTCATTATTACTCTGATTCATGAACCAGACCTGATTATCTTGGATGAGCCTTTTAGTGGATTGGACCCAGTTAATACAGAATTGCTCAAACAAGTCATTTTTCAGGAAAAAGAGCGCGGAGCAACCATTATCTTTTCTGACCATGTCATGACCAATGTTGAGGAACTTTGTGACGATATTCTGATGATCCGAGATGGCCGTGTGGTCTTGCACGGACCAGTTCAGGATGTCCGCAATCAATACGGGAAAACGCGTCTCTTTGTTTCAAGTGAACGAAGCAAGGAAGAATTGGAAAATCTTCCTCATGTCAAACAGGTGAGCTTGACCAAACAAGGCAGTTGGAAATTGATTTTGGAGGATGAGAGCGCTGGAAGGGAACTCTTCCCAATCTTGACTCAAGGTCAATATATCGCAACATTTGACCAACAAGCGCCAACTATCGATGAAATCTTTAAACTAGAATCAGGAGTGGAAGTATGAGAAATATGTGGGTTGTAATCAAGGAAACCTATCTTCGACATGTCGAGTCATGGAGTTTCTTCTTTATGGTGATTTCGCCGTTCCTCTTTTTAGGAATCTCTGTAGGAATTGGGCATCTCCAAGGTTCTTCTATGGCTAAAAATAATAAAGTGGCAGTAGTGACAACAGTGCCATCTGTAGCAGAAGGACTGAAGAATGTAAATGGTGTTAACTTCGACTATAAAGATGAAGCAAGTGCCAAAGAAGCAATTAAAGAAGAAAAATTAAAAGGTTATTTGACCATTGATCAAGAAGATAGTGTTCTAAAGGCAGTTTATCATGGCGAAACATCGCTTGAAAATGGAATTAAATTTGAGGTTACAGGTACACTCAATGAACTGCAAAATCAGCTTAATCGTTCAACTGCTTCCTTGTCTCAAGAGCAGGAAAAACGCTTAGCGCAGACAATTCAATTCACAGAAAAGATTGATGAAGCCAAGGAAAATAAAAAGTTTATTCAAACAATTGCAGCAGGTGCCTTAGGATTCTTTCTTTATATGATTCTGATTACCTATGCGGGTGTAACAGCTCAGGAAGTTGCCAGTGAAAAAGGCACCAAAATTATGGAAGTCGTTTTTTCTAGCATAAGGGCAAGTCACTATTTCTATGCGCGGATGATGGCTCTGTTTCTAGTGATTTTAACGCATATTGGGATCTATGTTGTAGGTGGTCTGGCTGCCGTTTTGCTCTTTAAAGATTTGCCATTCTTGGCTCAGTCTGGTATTTTGGTTCACTTGGGAGATGCTATCTCACTGAATACCCTGCTCTTTATTTTGATCAGTCTTTTCATGTACGTAGTCTTGGCAGCCTTCCTAGGATCTATGGTTTCTCGTCCTGAGGACTCAGGGAAAGCCTTGTCGCCTTTGATGATTTTGATTATGGGTGGTTTTTTTGGAGTGACAGCTCTAGGTGCAGCTGGTGACAATCTCCTCTTGAAGATTGGTTCTTATATTCCCTTTATTTCGACCTTCTTTATGCCGTTTCGAACGATTAATGGCTATGCGGAGGGAGCGGAAGCATGGATTTCACTTGCTATTACAGTGATTTTTGCGGTGGTAGCAACAGGATTTATCGGACGCATGTATGCTAGTCTCGTTCTTCAAACGGATGATTTAGGGATTTGGAAAACCTTTAAACGTGCCTTATCTTATAAATAGAAGAGCCTTGCGAAAGCGAGGTTTTTAAAGGTGAAAAGGGTGGAATCACGAACCTAATTATGTACACATTATGTAAACAGGTTGCTTGAAAACTCAATTGTATAGTGAACTGAATCTGGAATAGGATAATATTACTTCTAAAACATTCTTATAAATTGATTTGAATTCCAAAATCCCATCGTTCCGTTCTTATTTCATTTTGCGATATAGCGAAAGGAAATAAGTCAGCTCACAAAAAACGCATAATATCAAGGATTTTTAACACTTGATACTATGCGTTTTCTAATTTTAAAGACTTTTTGCCTGGTCTCTTTTGTTCTATGAGTATGTTACATATCTAGGTAAAAATTATTTAAAGCAAATTAACCTTATTTCTCAAGATGTAGTAGGTTCCGAGATAAAAGATAGCTATGAATATGAGTTCTTTAACAATGGCTATACCTGCTCCCATATAGAAATGGTCATTGAGTCCTACCAGTGAATTGACATAGAAATTGGAACTAAGATTGAAGAAAAGTTCAATAAATCCAATGACGATTTGGATACCAATGTAGGCTGCAACAGCGAGTGCTGTACGGTATTCATTGAAAAGCTGTCCAATGGAAATAGCCAGGTAGATGCAGAGGATTCCTGAAATGGTATTTAGTAGGAAGGATATACCTGTAAGAAAGATCTGAGGGAGATGTGTTTCTACAAATGTAATCACATAAGAAAGAGGAATCCATTCTGGAGCTGTTAAAGCCAGAATAATAACAGCACTTAGAGCCAATACAGCGGTGCTAATCAATGACCAGATAAAGGCACCGATTAGTTTGGCTGTGATGATATGGTGTTCAGAAACTGGCAAGGTCAAAGTCAGATAGCCTTGTCGGTCGTAGACACTACCTTTGAAGCGTTTAATAATCAAGAAAATGGTTGAAATCGCAAGTGTAAGCATCAAGCCACCAAAGACTGTAGCTAGAAAAAGTAGCATAGTAGCCTGACTTTCTTGGTAAGGTAGATTTTTAAAGCCTTGTGTCTGTATTCCGATGAGGGCAGAAAGGACTAGCACGGCTGCGTAGAGGGCTAAATACCACTTGTTAACATTTTTAAATTCGTAGTGAACTAAATTCCAAAACATAAATAATCTCCTTTGCTTAGGCCTTAAATTCCTGACGGAAGAGTTGGTCAATGGATTCACCTGACTCGTAGCGAATATCATCTACATTTCCTTGACGGACGACTTTTCCGTCTTTTAGGAAGACAATTTCATCCAAGATTGGCTCGATATCAGAAATCAAGTGGGTAGAAATCAAAACGGTAGAAGTTGGTGAGTAGTTGTTGATAATGGTATTGAGGATATAAGCACGGGCTGCTGGATCCACCCCACCAATGGGTTCATCCAAAACATAGAGACGAGCATCACGGCTCATAACCAAAATCAGTTGAACCTTTTCTTTGTTTCCTTTTGATAGTTTCTTGAGACGACTATTTTCATCAATGCCCAGGTCTGCAAGTAGATGATGAGCGCGTTCAAGATTGAAATCTTTATAGAAGGTCTTGAAGTAGGTTAGGGCTTCTTTGACCTTCATTTGCTCATTGAGATAGGTCGTATCAGGCAAATAAGCTACAACGGCCTTGGTTGCTGGGCTTGGGTCCATGTCGTTGATGAGGACACGTCCTTGATCTGGTTGTAAGAGGCCATTAATTAGTTTAATCAGGGTTGTTTTTCCTGAGCCGTTTGGCCCAAGAAGGCCGACAATTTTTCCAGCTGGAATGTCAAGAGAAACATTTTCAAGGGCTGGTGTTGCTCCATATGATTTGGATACATTTTCAAATGCTAGTAATGACATAGGCTTAAACTCCTTTAATATAATCACTGACTACGCCTGGTAGTTCTTCTTTTTCATAGCCAAAATGGGTCATGGAGGAAACGAAGTGTTCCAATTCTTCTTCTGATAATTGTTTGCGTGACTGAGCGATTAGCTCCTTATCCTTAGTCACAAATCGTCCAGTTGTTCGCTTGCTGTAGACAAATCCTTCTCGTTCAAGGTCTGATAAGGCTCTTTGGATGGTATTGGGATTGACACCAGCCTCGCTAGCTAGCTCCCTCACGGTTGGAAGTTGTTGATTGGGTTCCAGTGTATGGGAAACAATCTGAAGCTTGATTTTCTCCATAATCTGTAAATAGATGGGTTTTTTGTTGTCAAATGTCCAGGACATCTTAGTCTCCTTTCTCTTATCCTTTTGTCTTAATTAAATAATACAACAAAACAAAAAACTTGTCAAGCAAAAAGAAGAATTGTTTTGGGAATCGCTTAAAAAATGGTATAATGAAAAGAAAACGATAAGGAGGGAAAGGATGCGTTGTCCAAAATGTGGGGCTACCAAGTCAAGTGTTATCGATAGTCGCCAAGCAGAAGAAGGGAACACCATTCGTAGAAGACGAGAGTGCGACGAGTGCCAACACCGTTTTACAACCTACGAACGAGTAGAAGAAAGAACCTTAGTGGTTGTTAAAAAAGATGGCACACGGGAACAATTCTCCAGAGATAAAATCTTTAATGGGATTATCCGCTCAGCCCAGAAACGTCCTGTGTCAAGTGATGAAATCAACATGGTAGTCAATCGTATCGAACAGAAACTCCGTGGTCGAAATGAAAATGAAATTCAAAGTGAGGACATTGGTTCACTCGTCATGGAGGAGTTGGCTGAATTGGACGAGATTACCTATGTACGTTTTGCTAGTGTCTATCGTAGTTTTAAGGATGTCAGTGAGTTAGAGAGCTTGCTCCAACAAATCACCCAGTCCTCTAAAAAGAAAAAGGAAAGATAAATGAAGCCAATTGACCGTTTTTCTTATCTAAAGAATAATCGGGTGTCGCAAGATACCTCATCTCTGGTACAGTGCTACCTCCCGATTATCGGTCAGGAGGCACTGAGCCTTTATCTTTATACAATCAGTTTTTGGGATAATGGTAGAAAGGAATATCTTTTTTCAAGCATTCTCAACCATCTTAACTTTGGGATGGATAGACTGATAAAATCATTGAAAATCTTATCTGCTTTTAATCTCTTGACCCTCTATCAAAAGGGGGATGTTTATCAGCTAGCCCTCCATGCTCCTCTATCTAGTCAAGACTTCTTGGAGCATCCTGTTTATCGCAGACTCTTAGAGAAAAAGATTGGCGATGTAGCTGTGGAGGATTTGAAAGTTGAAAGTGCTGATGGTGAAGAAATACCTGTCTCACTCAATCAAGTCTTTCCAGAATTGGCAGAACTAGGCAGTCAAGAAGACCTTGGTCTCAAGAAGAAAGTGGCCAATGATTTTGACTTGGAACATTTTCGCCAGCTGATGGTTCGAGATGGACTTCGTTTTGCGGATGAGCAGTCCGATGTCTTAAACCTCTTTGCTATTGCCGAGGAGAAGAAATGGACTTGGTTTGAAACCTATCAATTGGCCAAGTCAACAGCTGTTTCTCAGGTTATTTCAACCAAACGCATGCGTGAAAAAATTGCTCAAAAACCAGTTTCCTCTGACTTTAGTCTTAAGGAAACAACCATTATCAAAGAAGCCAAAAGTAAAACTGCCCTGCAGTTCTTGGCAGAAATCAAGCAAACACGCAAGGGAACCATTACCCAAACAGAAAGAGAACTCTTGCAACAGATGGCTGGCTTGGGCTTGCTGGACGAAGTCATCAATATCATTCTTTTATTGACCTTTAATAAGGTCGATTCGGCAAATATCAATGAGAAATATGCCATGAAGGTAGCCAATGACTATGCCTATCAAAAGATTCATTCGGCAGAAAAGGCAGTCTTGCGCATCCGTGAGCGAGGACAGAAAGCAAAAACACAAAAACAGAATCAGACTGCCCCAGTAAAAACCAATGTTCCTAAATGGAGTAATCCTGAATATAAGAATGAAACCAGCGAGGAAACTCGTCTGGAACTAGAACGTAAGAAGCAAGAACTATTAGCTCGATTAGAAAAAGGAGGAGATTAGATGGAAAGTGTCGGAGACGTACTCAAACGTCAACCCAGCCGTTTTTATTATCAAGATTTGGTCCAGAAAATCATGAAGGACCCTGATGTTGCGGCTTTTATCCAGCAAGAATCCTTGACTCCAGAGGAATTAAATCGCAGTATCTCCAAGTTTAATCAGTACATCACCGAGCGTGACAAGTTTCTCCGTGGGGATACGGATTATATTGCCAAAGGCTACAAGCCGATTTTGGTTAAGAATCATGGCTATGCAGATGTTTCATATGAAGAAACTCCTGAGCTAATCGCGGCTGAAAAAGAAGCGGCTATTAAGAACCGTCTCAAGTTAATCAATCTACCAGCCAGTCTCAAGAAAGCTAGTTTGGCTCAAGTTGACTTGGATGATTTGGGGCGCTTACCAGTTTTTGAAAAGCTACTAGCCTTCGTGGAGCAATATCCAGCTATTCGAAAAGGTCTTTACTTATATGGAGACTTTGGTGTGGGTAAAAGTTTCATGGTGGCGGCCTTAGCTCATGATTTATCAGAAAAACGTGGTGTTTCATCAACTCTCCTCCACTATCCTAGCTTTGTCATTGATGTCAAAAATGCTATCAGTGATGGCAATGTTAAGACCTTGGTGGATGAGATTAAGCTGTCTGAGGTCCTGATTTTAGATGATATTGGCGCCGAGCAATCAACCGTTTGGGTGCGTGACGAAATCCTGCAGGTCATTCTCCAATATCGGATGCAGGAAAATTTACCGACCTTTTTCACATCCAACTTCAACTTTGAAGATTTGGAGAAGCATTTTGCGAAAGTGAAACATGGAAATGACGAAACCTGGGAAGCCAGACGGGTCATGGAACGCATCCGTTATTTGGCTGAGGAGACTCGTTTAGAAGGAGTAAACCGTCGATGACAGAAACCATTAAATTGATGAAGGCTCATACTTCAGTGCGCAGGTTTAAAGAGCAAGAAATTCCCCAAGTAGACTTAAATGAGATTTTGACAGCAGCCCAGATGGCATCATCTTGGAAGAATTTCCAATCCTACTCTGTGATTGTGGTACGAAGTCAAGAGAAGAAAGATGCCTTGTATGAATTGGTACCTCAAGAAGCCATTCGCCAGTCTGCTGTTTTCCTTCTCTTTGTCGGAGATTTGAACCGAGCAGAAAAGGGAGCCCGACTTCATACCGACACCTTCCAACCCCAAGGTGTGGAAGGTCTCTTGATTAGTTCGGTCGATGCAGCTCTTGCTGGACAAAACGCCTTGTTGGCAGCTGAAAGCTTGGGCTATGGTGGTGTGATTATCGGTTTGGTTCGATACAAGTCTGAAGAAGTGGCAGAGCTCTTTAACCTACCTGACTACACCTATTCTGTCTTTGGGATGGCACTGGGTGTGCCAAATCAACATCATGATATGAAACCGAGACTGCCACTAGAGAATGTTGTCTTTGAGGAAGAATACCAAGAACAGTCAACTGAGGCAATCCAAGCTTATGACCGTGTTCAGGCTGACTATGCTGGGGCGCGTGCGACCACAAGCTGGAGTCAGCGCCTAGCAGAACAGTTTGGTCAAGCTGAACCAAGCTCAACTAGAAAAAATCTTGAACAGAAGAAATTATTGTAGAAAGTGAGAAATTATGGCCCTACCAACTATTGCCATTGTAGGACGTCCCAATGTTGGGAAATCAACCCTATTTAATCGGATCGCTGGTGAGCGAATCTCCATTGTAGAAGATGTCGAAGGAGTGACACGTGACCGTATTTATGCAACGGGTGAGTGGCTCAATCGTTCTTTTAGCATGATTGATACAGGAGGAATTGATGATGTCGATGCTCCTTTCATGGAACAAATCAAGCACCAGGCAGAAATTGCCATGGAAGAAGCAGATGTTATCGTTTTTGTCGTGTCTGGTAAGGAAGGAATTACTGATGCAGACGAATACGTAGCTCGTAAGCTTTATAAGACCCACAAACCAGTTATCCTCGCAGTCAACAAGGTGGACAACCCTGAGATGAGAAATGATATCTATGATTTCTATGCTCTCGGTTTGGGTGAACCATTGCCTATCTCATCTGTCCATGGAATCGGTACAGGGGATGTGCTAGATGCGATCGTAGAAAATCTTCCAAATGAATATGAGGAAGAAAATCCAGATGTCATTAAGTTTAGCTTGATTGGTCGTCCTAACGTTGGAAAATCAAGCTTGATCAATGCTATCTTGGGAGAAGACCGTGTTATTGCTAGTCCTGTTGCTGGAACAACTCGTGATGCCATTGATACCCACTTTACAGATACAGATGGTCAAGAGTTTACCATGATTGATACGGCTGGTATGCGTAAGTCTGGTAAGGTTTATGAAAATACTGAGAAATACTCTGTTATGCGTGCCATGCGTGCTATTGACCGTTCAGATGTGGTCTTGATGGTCATCAATGCGGAAGAAGGCATTCGTGAGTACGACAAGCGTATCGCAGGATTTGCCCATGAAGCTGGTAAAGGGATGATTATCGTGGTCAACAAGTGGGATACGCTTGAAAAAGATAACCACACTATGAAAAACTGGGAAGAAGATATCCGTGAGCAGTTCCAATACCTGCCTTACGCACCGATTATCTTTGTATCAGCTTTAACCAAGCAACGTCTCCACAAACTTCCTGAGATGATTAAGCAAATCAGCGAAAGTCAAAATACACGTATTCCATCAGCTGTCTTGAACGATGTCATCATGGATGCCATTGCCATCAACCCAACACCGACAGACAAAGGAAAACGTCTCAAGATTTTCTATGCGACCCAAGTGGCAACCAAACCACCAACCTTTGTCATCTTTGTCAATGAAGAAGAACTCATGCACTTTTCTTACCTGCGTTTCTTGGAAAATCAAATCCGCAAGGCCTTTGTTTTTGAGGGAACACCGATTCATCTCATCGCAAGAAAACGCAAATAAAAAAGTAGAATCTGGAATGACAGTTCCGGATTTTTTTGATATAATAAAATAATAGAAAACGCTATCAAAAGAAGGAGGGTGATGTCGGTGATGGAACATTTGTTTAAATTCTTACTTTTAGCACCGTACTTTTATTTTGATAACTGGATTGAGAAGGCCAACAGAAATAGTAAGTTTTTTCCAATTTTTTATTATTTTTACTGGTTTTACATCCCCTTCTATTCTCTTTTTAGCCTTGCTTGGACAGTTGTTTCAGTTCTGTTTTTCAATACCGTCTTGAGAAATGTGACAGATATCAAGTTATGGGGCATTTGGTTTCTTTTTATTCTGCTAGCTATTGGTATGAATTGGTTAACTTATTCCTGTTTCAAAGAAATGTTTCGCTTGAGACAGGAACTAGGGAAGTCTAAGGGTGGAAGGCATTGATTTATATCGGTTTCTATTTGTAGGAGGTGGCTTATGGTACCTCTAAAATCATTTATTACACGCTATTCCAAGGTTTATATTGGTAATAACATTTAATAGAACGAAACTAAAGAAAACAATTTAAAAAAGGAGGCTTGTGATGGAACACTTGTTTAAAATGATAATCTTATTACCCTGTTTTTACTTTTTCAGCTGGATTGACAAGGATAATAGAGAAAGTAAATTTTTCCCAATTTTTTACTATTTTTACTGGATTTACATCACCCTCTATGCTCTTTTTAGCCTTGCTTGGACAGTTTTTTCAGTTCTGTTTTTCAATATCGTCTTGAGAAATTTGACAGATATCAAGTTATGGGGTATTTGGTTTCTTTTTATTCTGCTAGCTATTGGTATGAATTGGTTAACTTATTCCTGTTTCAAAGAAATGTTTCGCTTGAGACAGGAACTAGGGAAGTCTAAGGGTGGAAGGCATTGATTTATATCGGTTTCTATTTGTAGGAGGTGGCTTATGGTACCTCTAAAATCATTTATTACACGCTATTCCAAGGTTTATATTGGTAATAACATTTAATAGAACGAAACTAAAGAAAACAATTTAAAAAAGGAGGCTTGTGATGGAACACTTGTTTAAAATGATAATCTTATTACCCTGTTTTTACTTTTTCAGCTGGATTGACAAGGATAATAGAGAAAGTAAATTTTTCCCAATTTTTTACTATTTTTACTGGATTTACATCACCCTCTATGCTCTTTTTAGCCTTGCTTGGACAGTTTTTTCAGTTCTGTTTTTCAATATCGTCTTGAGAAATTTGACAGATATCAAGTTATGGGGTATTTGGCTATTATTACTACTTATCGCTTTTGCTAGTGACTGGTTAGACTATATCTGTTTCAAAAAAATGCTTCGCTTGAGACGGGAACTAGGGAAGTCTAAAGGTGGAAGGCATTGATTTATACTCTTCGAAAATCTCTTCAAACCACGTCAACGTCGCCTTGGATTATATATGTAACTGACTTCGTCAGTCTTATCTACAACCTCAAAGCAGTGCTTTGAGCACCCTGCGGCTAGTTTCCTAGTTTGCTCTTTGATTTTCATTGAGTATTATATTACTTTCTATTTTTAGGAGGTGGCTTATGAAGATTCCTCTCTTAACTTTGGCAAGGCATAAATTTGTTTATGTCTTGCTTACTTTGCTTTTTCTTGCTTTGGTTTATCGTGACGTTTTGATGACTTATTTCTTTTTTGATATTCATGCGCCCGATCTAGCTAAATTCGATGGACAAGCAATTAAAAATGACTTATTAAAATCAGCATTAGATTTTCGTATTCTCCAGTTCAATCTAGGTTTTTATCAATCATTTATTATTCCAATCATCATTGTTTTGCTAGGTTTTCAATATATTGAGCTGAAAAATAAAGTTTTACGATTGAGTATTGGAAGAGAAGTGAGCTATCAAGGGTTAAAAAGAAAGTTGACTTTGCAAGTTGCAAGTATCCCTTGTTTGATATATTTAGTGACTGTGCTGACAATTGCAATTATAACCTATTTCCTTGGGACTTTTTCTCCTCTTGGATGGAGTTCTCTATTTTCTGATGGAAGTGGTTTACAAAGACTCCTAGATGGAGAGATAAAAAGCTATTAGTTCTTTACTTGTGTCCTGCTAATCGGTATTTTCATCAATGCAATCTATTTTTTACAAATAGTTGATTATGTGGGGAATGTGACTCGTTCGGCAATCACCTATTTGATGTTTCTTTGGCTTGGTTCTATGCTGCTCTATAGTGCCTTGCCTTACTATATGGTTCCTATGACGAGTTTGATGCAAGCTAGCTATGGGGATGTAAGTTTGATGAAACTCTTTACTCCTTATATCCTTTATATTGTCCCTTACATGGTGCTTGAAAAATATGAAGATAATGTTTAAGAATTTTAACAATATTTTGCTAAAGAGAAAGATTGTTTTACTACTTCGTATAGTTCTGATGATGATTTTGATAAACCATCTATTGTCAACAGCGGTTCAAAAGCAGGATGCTGTTATCTTTTTCAAGAGAGAATTGATTTCAATTTTTTCCTATAATGACTATTCTGAAGCGAATTTAGAAATCCCCAAACTCTTGTTAAACCTTTCGCTTTTCATGGTAGGATGGCTCTCTGTCATTTTACTTGAAAGTGATTTGGCAGACCATTACCATCACTTGATTCGCTATCAATCAAGCTCCTTTTTCGATTATACAAGGAAACGATTGGTTGTCATTTCTAAATTTTTTACTCAAGATTTGTTTGTCTGGTTCCTTGGTTTACTTCCTCTAGGAATTCATTTCAAAACAGTCGCACTTTTCTTTTTACTTGCTCAGTTAATGATGTTGTACTTACTACTGTCTTATCTGATAGCACTGATTAGTGCGGGCGCTGGTTTTTCCTTTTTTCTCTATTTTTTAGCATTTGTGGGACAAGAATGGATGATGGATCATATTGTAACAGTGTATTTACTACTCTTAAGTTTATTAGTTATGTTGATTGTTAGTCGCTTGGAAGAGAAATTTAAGGTCGCTTGGAAGAGAAATTTAAGAAAGGATAAACGATGAGACTTGAAATTATAAATGGACAGAAAATTTATGGGAAAAGACCTATTTTAAATCAGTTGAATTTGGTGTTTCAATCAGGAAAAATTTATGGACTTAAAGGTGATAATGGATCTGGCAAGACGGTTCTTTTAAAGATACTTGCTGGTTATATTAAGCTTGACAAAGGAAAAGTTCTTCAAGATGGTAAAGTTTACGGGGTAAAAAATCATTATATTCAGGATGCAGGAATTTTAATTGAAAAAGTCGAGTTTTTATCTCATTTATCCCTGAGAGAAAATTTGGAACTGTTAAGGTATTTTTCATCTAAAGTTACGGAAAAAAGAATTGCCTATTGGATTCAATACTATGATTTACAGGAATTTGAAGACGTTGAATACCGTCATTTATCCTTGGGAACAAAGCAAAAAATGGCCTTGATTCAAGCCTTTATTTCCTCTCCTTCTATACTCTTTCTCGATGAACCTATGAATGCTTTGGATGAGAAGAGTGTGAGGATAACCAAACAGGTCATTTTATCTTACCTGAAAAAAGAAAATGGTCTGGTTATCCTGACGTCGCACATATCGGAAGATATTTCAGACCTTTGTACAGATGTATTAGTTGTCGAAAATGGACATATACAATATGTAAAGGATATACAATCCTAGGAGATGGCTTATGGCACATCTAAAATCATTTATTACACGCTATTCCAAGGTTTATATTGGTTTAGTTCTGCTGATCTGGCTGTCTTTCTTCTTTATCCCTTGGGATAGAGCGATTCTGGGGGTAAGGATTGACATCTTCATCATGCAGAAAATCTTGCT encodes:
- a CDS encoding ABC transporter ATP-binding protein: MLEVRSLEKSFGSKQVLFGIDFQARPGRILGLVGKNGAGKTTIFHSILKFLEYQGEIGLDGQDIRQETYARIGYLPEERSLMPKLTVLEQVRYLATLKGMDAKEVKGKLPQWMKRLEVKGKLTDKIKSLSKGNQQKIQLIITLIHEPDLIILDEPFSGLDPVNTELLKQVIFQEKERGATIIFSDHVMTNVEELCDDILMIRDGRVVLHGPVQDVRNQYGKTRLFVSSERSKEELENLPHVKQVSLTKQGSWKLILEDESAGRELFPILTQGQYIATFDQQAPTIDEIFKLESGVEV
- a CDS encoding ABC transporter permease, with amino-acid sequence MRNMWVVIKETYLRHVESWSFFFMVISPFLFLGISVGIGHLQGSSMAKNNKVAVVTTVPSVAEGLKNVNGVNFDYKDEASAKEAIKEEKLKGYLTIDQEDSVLKAVYHGETSLENGIKFEVTGTLNELQNQLNRSTASLSQEQEKRLAQTIQFTEKIDEAKENKKFIQTIAAGALGFFLYMILITYAGVTAQEVASEKGTKIMEVVFSSIRASHYFYARMMALFLVILTHIGIYVVGGLAAVLLFKDLPFLAQSGILVHLGDAISLNTLLFILISLFMYVVLAAFLGSMVSRPEDSGKALSPLMILIMGGFFGVTALGAAGDNLLLKIGSYIPFISTFFMPFRTINGYAEGAEAWISLAITVIFAVVATGFIGRMYASLVLQTDDLGIWKTFKRALSYK
- a CDS encoding membrane protein, yielding MFWNLVHYEFKNVNKWYLALYAAVLVLSALIGIQTQGFKNLPYQESQATMLLFLATVFGGLMLTLAISTIFLIIKRFKGSVYDRQGYLTLTLPVSEHHIITAKLIGAFIWSLISTAVLALSAVIILALTAPEWIPLSYVITFVETHLPQIFLTGISFLLNTISGILCIYLAISIGQLFNEYRTALAVAAYIGIQIVIGFIELFFNLSSNFYVNSLVGLNDHFYMGAGIAIVKELIFIAIFYLGTYYILRNKVNLL
- a CDS encoding ABC transporter ATP-binding protein is translated as MSLLAFENVSKSYGATPALENVSLDIPAGKIVGLLGPNGSGKTTLIKLINGLLQPDQGRVLINDMDPSPATKAVVAYLPDTTYLNEQMKVKEALTYFKTFYKDFNLERAHHLLADLGIDENSRLKKLSKGNKEKVQLILVMSRDARLYVLDEPIGGVDPAARAYILNTIINNYSPTSTVLISTHLISDIEPILDEIVFLKDGKVVRQGNVDDIRYESGESIDQLFRQEFKA
- a CDS encoding GntR family transcriptional regulator, encoding MSWTFDNKKPIYLQIMEKIKLQIVSHTLEPNQQLPTVRELASEAGVNPNTIQRALSDLEREGFVYSKRTTGRFVTKDKELIAQSRKQLSEEELEHFVSSMTHFGYEKEELPGVVSDYIKGV
- the nrdR gene encoding transcriptional regulator NrdR, whose protein sequence is MRCPKCGATKSSVIDSRQAEEGNTIRRRRECDECQHRFTTYERVEERTLVVVKKDGTREQFSRDKIFNGIIRSAQKRPVSSDEINMVVNRIEQKLRGRNENEIQSEDIGSLVMEELAELDEITYVRFASVYRSFKDVSELESLLQQITQSSKKKKER
- a CDS encoding DnaD domain protein, producing the protein MKPIDRFSYLKNNRVSQDTSSLVQCYLPIIGQEALSLYLYTISFWDNGRKEYLFSSILNHLNFGMDRLIKSLKILSAFNLLTLYQKGDVYQLALHAPLSSQDFLEHPVYRRLLEKKIGDVAVEDLKVESADGEEIPVSLNQVFPELAELGSQEDLGLKKKVANDFDLEHFRQLMVRDGLRFADEQSDVLNLFAIAEEKKWTWFETYQLAKSTAVSQVISTKRMREKIAQKPVSSDFSLKETTIIKEAKSKTALQFLAEIKQTRKGTITQTERELLQQMAGLGLLDEVINIILLLTFNKVDSANINEKYAMKVANDYAYQKIHSAEKAVLRIRERGQKAKTQKQNQTAPVKTNVPKWSNPEYKNETSEETRLELERKKQELLARLEKGGD
- the dnaI gene encoding primosomal protein DnaI encodes the protein MESVGDVLKRQPSRFYYQDLVQKIMKDPDVAAFIQQESLTPEELNRSISKFNQYITERDKFLRGDTDYIAKGYKPILVKNHGYADVSYEETPELIAAEKEAAIKNRLKLINLPASLKKASLAQVDLDDLGRLPVFEKLLAFVEQYPAIRKGLYLYGDFGVGKSFMVAALAHDLSEKRGVSSTLLHYPSFVIDVKNAISDGNVKTLVDEIKLSEVLILDDIGAEQSTVWVRDEILQVILQYRMQENLPTFFTSNFNFEDLEKHFAKVKHGNDETWEARRVMERIRYLAEETRLEGVNRR
- a CDS encoding NADPH-dependent oxidoreductase, encoding MTETIKLMKAHTSVRRFKEQEIPQVDLNEILTAAQMASSWKNFQSYSVIVVRSQEKKDALYELVPQEAIRQSAVFLLFVGDLNRAEKGARLHTDTFQPQGVEGLLISSVDAALAGQNALLAAESLGYGGVIIGLVRYKSEEVAELFNLPDYTYSVFGMALGVPNQHHDMKPRLPLENVVFEEEYQEQSTEAIQAYDRVQADYAGARATTSWSQRLAEQFGQAEPSSTRKNLEQKKLL
- the der gene encoding ribosome biogenesis GTPase Der, with protein sequence MALPTIAIVGRPNVGKSTLFNRIAGERISIVEDVEGVTRDRIYATGEWLNRSFSMIDTGGIDDVDAPFMEQIKHQAEIAMEEADVIVFVVSGKEGITDADEYVARKLYKTHKPVILAVNKVDNPEMRNDIYDFYALGLGEPLPISSVHGIGTGDVLDAIVENLPNEYEEENPDVIKFSLIGRPNVGKSSLINAILGEDRVIASPVAGTTRDAIDTHFTDTDGQEFTMIDTAGMRKSGKVYENTEKYSVMRAMRAIDRSDVVLMVINAEEGIREYDKRIAGFAHEAGKGMIIVVNKWDTLEKDNHTMKNWEEDIREQFQYLPYAPIIFVSALTKQRLHKLPEMIKQISESQNTRIPSAVLNDVIMDAIAINPTPTDKGKRLKIFYATQVATKPPTFVIFVNEEELMHFSYLRFLENQIRKAFVFEGTPIHLIARKRK